The following is a genomic window from Gemmatimonas sp..
GGAACCCGATGGCAAGCGCCGACATGGGCGTTACGAAGCCCGCGGCGGGCGTGATCGCCACCAGCCCGACAACAGCACCAGTCGCGGCACCGACGGCCGTCGCGCGACCGCCCTTGTACAACTCCAGCGCAATCCACGTCAGCAAGCTCGCCGCGGCGGCGGCGTGCGTCGTCACCAGCGCGTTCGCGGCAATGCCATCGGCCGCAAGTGCCGAGCCGGCGTTGAAGCCGAACCAGCCGAACCAGAGCATGCCCGCACCAAGCAGCGCGAAGGGCACGTTGTGCGGGACGGTGGGAATGCGCTTGAAGTCCCGACGCGGTCCGAGGACCTTGGCCAGCACCAGCGCCGTGATGCCGGCGCTGATGTGCACCACGGTGCCGCCGGCGAAGTCGAGCGCGCCGAGCGTGCGCAACCAGCCGCCGTCGCCCCACACCCAATGGGCCAGCGGATCATAGACCAGCGTGGTCCAGATCAGGCCGAAGGTGAGATAGGCCACGAACCGCATCCGATCGATGATCGCGCCGGAGAAGAGCGCCACCGTAATCCCGGCGAACATCGCCTGAAACGCGGCAAAGAGCAGATGCGGGAGCGCTGCGGCGTAGGTGGGATTCGGCATGGCGGTGACGCCCTGAAAACCTACGAAGCTGAGGCCACCGATCCAGTTGGAGCCGGGACCGAACGCCAGACTGTACCCGAAGAGCACCCACTGCACGGTCACGGTCGCCAACGCACCGAGACTCATCAACATCGTATTGAGCGCGCTCTTGCTGCGAACAAGACCGCCGTAGAAGAACGCCAGCCCGGGCACCATGAACAACACGAGCGCAGTAGCGACCAGCACCCACGCCGTATCACCCGACGAGGTCGTTGCCGCTTGGATCATCGGAAGTCCTCCGGGTTGGGGACCCGCATTTCGAGCTGCGTCTGACGCATGATCTCGTCGGCATTGACGG
Proteins encoded in this region:
- a CDS encoding ammonium transporter, producing MIQAATTSSGDTAWVLVATALVLFMVPGLAFFYGGLVRSKSALNTMLMSLGALATVTVQWVLFGYSLAFGPGSNWIGGLSFVGFQGVTAMPNPTYAAALPHLLFAAFQAMFAGITVALFSGAIIDRMRFVAYLTFGLIWTTLVYDPLAHWVWGDGGWLRTLGALDFAGGTVVHISAGITALVLAKVLGPRRDFKRIPTVPHNVPFALLGAGMLWFGWFGFNAGSALAADGIAANALVTTHAAAAASLLTWIALELYKGGRATAVGAATGAVVGLVAITPAAGFVTPMSALAIGFLAAPVSFFVLHYRAKTALDDTLDVFACHGVAGIMGAVLTGVFASKDVNPIGADGLLRGNPTLVGIQVLAVVATVAFAGTASFGILSALKLVMPLRIRVDAEVQGIDLAEHGEEAYHGSDLSDLTGRRTALGDAVVLSASEMRGAVVRSA